A stretch of DNA from bacterium:
ATCGGCGACCGGTTCGGCGCATTGCCTACGACGCTCCCGACCTGGCAGCTGCCTGAATTCTCCGTGCGGCTCATTGCCGATGTCTTTCCCAGCGCCATTGCGATCGCGCTGCTGAGCGGCATCGAGAGTCTGCTGTCGGCGGTGGTGGCGGATGGCGCGGCGGATACGCAGCACGATGCGAATCAGGAGCTGATCGCGCAGGGGCTGGCGAACTGTGTCACGCCGCTGGTGCACGGACTCCCCTGCACCGGGGCGATTGCCCGGACCATGACCAACATCCGCTCCGGGGCGCAGGGCCCGGTGAGTGGGATCGTGCATGGCCTGGTGGTGCTCCTGGCGGTTCTGGTCGGGATGCCCCTGATCGCGCAGGTCCCCCTGGCGGCCCTCGGCGCGATTCTGGTGATTGTCGCGTGGAACATGAGCGAGATTCGGCACATCCAGGGCTTGCTCCATGGACCGCGCGGCGATGTGCTGGTGCTGTTCCTCACGATGGGACTCACCGTGTTTGTGGACCTCATCGTGGCGGTGGAGGTCGGGGTCATCCTCGCCAGCCTGCTCTTTATCAAGCGGCTGACGGAGCTGGTGACGGTCGAGGAAGTCACCGAGGGCACGGCGCCGACCGGCTTTCATGGCGGTGTCATTCCTCGTGGAATGCAGGTCTACACCATCGGAGGTCCGTTCTTCTTCGGGGTGCTGGAACGCTTCGAGCGGACCCTGAGCATTACGGCACCGGACACGCATACGGTCATCATCCGAATGAAGATGGTGCCGGCGATTGATGCGACCGCGTTGCATGGCCTGGAGCGCATCGTGACCAAGCTGCATCAGCAAGGGAAGCGGGTCTATCTCACGGGACTCAAAGAACAACCCCGCCGGGTATTACACCAGGCGGGGCTGATTGCGCTCATTGGTGGTGACGACCACTGCTTCCCGCGCCTGGGGGATGCCATCCGGCATCTGGGGGGGAGCTGGCCCGGCGGCGACTCGCCAGTTCCGCAGGCTCAGGAGTAGCTGCAGCACAGACGAGTCTCTGGGCTGCGATCGCTCGCTTACTTCTTTTTGGGTTCCGGATCGGGACCGTGACGGTTGGAACGGGTGCTGTTGTGATTGGTAGCCCGATTCTGGCCCCCTTCGGCGGCGGACTCCCAGTCCCTGGCGATGGCCGCGACATCTTTCGCGATGTCGGAGTCGGCCCCGCGACCCCTGGTCATGGCCGCATGGAGGGCATGCCAGCGTGACGCCATCGCGCTGAAGGCCTCGGCGAGGTCGTCCGGGGACCAGCGCTTTTCGATCTGCGCCGCAGTCCCGGCGATCGCCGCAAAGTAGGTGTCGTCGTGGGCCCGCTCTTTGGGAGTCAGCTGCAGGGTCATCCCGGCGAAGGGGGCTTCCTTCTGCAGCTTCTTCAGGTCGTTGAGGGCGGCGACACCATCCGGGGAGAGATTTTTGGGCAGCAAGGTCACGACCATGGTCCCCTCATCGTGCAGTTGCACGGCCATCTCGATGGTGTCGCGGTTGATGTCCGCAGCGTAGAGAGTGACCGGTGCCAGGATGGTGGCGAGACAGAGGGTAGTGAGCAGCAGGAGGGTACGCATGACGGGGACTCCGTAGGTGGTGGAAATGACAGCAAGCTGGGTGCTGCTGAGGGGAGAGTACATGCACTGTGCCATGGGGATCTGACAGGGCTCCCGGACCGGCAGGGGCGATTACTTGATGTTCTGGGTGATCTCTTCCTGGGTATCGGCGACTTTCTTCAGCAGATTGCTGATGGTGGTCATCATCCTGGACATGCGGTCCAGGGTTATTTGCAGCCGCAGGGCGTCCATTTCGTTGTTGCGCGAGACCGAGTCCAGCTTTTTCTTCAGAGAGCCCTGGATATCCTCCAGGGTGTCAAGGCTCATATCTCCCCAGTCGAGGACCTCCTGCATGGGGAGCCGCTCCGCCCGGCTGATCTTCCCGAAGTCCGGTGCCTCCTTCTTCCGTTGTCGCGCACTTTCCCGGGCATCGCCGACCACGAGCAATTTGGCGGCGATCTCGCCCCTGAGTAACCCGCTCAGCTGCTTCTGCTGTGCTTTGGTGAGGTCGGGGAGCTGCAGCCACTCCTCGATGCCCAGCCGCAGTTCGGTCGCGATGTCGCCGCTCGACTCCATCAGGGTGGGAGGCATCAGGACTGGCTCTCGCTCTTTGGCGAGGGCCGCAGGCGACAGGCTAAGCAGACAGGTCAGGAGCAGACACCAACGCAGGAACATGCGGGCGACCTCCGGGGTCGGTTGAGATGCGGGGAGTATAGGAGCTATGCGGTCAGGGAGGGCGGCTGTTCGCTGGAGTGCCCAGCGATTTGCCGAGTCGGCTATGGGGTTCCTGGCAAGCGCTGCAGCGCCAGTTTTTCTTTGCATCCATGGAGCAGCGCGAGAGTCCTACTGCCCCAGGCTGTACGTCATCGCCTGGGCGTCTTTCAATCCCTGTTCCGGACGCCCCGCCGCTTCCCACTCGTCCTTCATCCGCTGGATCTCCTCCACCAGCGAATCGACCATCTGCGCTTCGTTCATCCGCGCCACCTGGTCACCCCCGCGGTAGATCATCCCGATGTTCTTGCCCCCAAAGAGGGCGACATCGGCCTCCGCCGCTTCGCCCGGGCCGTTCACCACACAGCCCATGATCGAGACCTTGAGGGGGAAGTCCAGGGTCCCGACCCGGGCCTCCACTTCGGCGGCGATTTTCTCGACATCGATTTCAATACGTCCGCAGGTGGGACAACTGATGATGGTGACGCCGGGCTTGCGGAGGCCCAGGGACCGCAGGATCTCGATGCCGACCCGGACCTCTTCCTGGGGCTTGGTAGTGGTGAGGCTCACCCGGATGGTGTCGCCGATCCCTTCCGCCAGGAGGGCCGCCATACCGGCGGTGGAGCGGATGGTACCGACCCAGGGGGTCCCGGACTCGGTGACCCCCAGGTGGAGCGGGTAGTCGGTGGCATCGGCCATGGCGCGATAGGCGCGGATCATGGTCGGAACATCCGAGGCCTTCACCGCCACGATGATGTTGCGGAAGCTCTCGTCTTCCAGCAGGCCAATGTGACGCCGTGCGCCTTCGATCATGGCGGGGATGCGATGGCCGTTGTACTTCTCCAGCAGGTCCTTGGGGATGGAGCCCGAATTGATGCCGACCCTCATGGCGATGCCCGCTTCCCGGGCTTCCCGGGCGATCTGCCGCACATACTCCGGCTTTTCGATATTGCCAGGATTGATCCGGAGCTTGTCGACCCCGGCTTCGATGGCCTTCAGGGCGATGCGATGGGCGAAGTGGACATCGGCAATAAAGGGGACCGTCATGCCGTTGCTTTTGAGGAACGGCACGAGGTCCACCGACCATTCGAACGGCAGCGACACGCGGATGAGGTCGACCCCGGCTTCCTGCATGGCGAGGACTTCGCGCAGGGTCCCCGCCTTGTCCGCCGGATCGCTCTTGGTCATGGTCTGGACACTGATCGGTGCGCCGCCCCCCACGGGGACCTGGCCCACCATCACCTGCCGGGTCTGCCGACGGGGGTCCTTGTACTCCTCGGAGCCCTGGATGCAGTCGAAGGTCAGCGGCGGGAAGGCGTACTGCGGTGGGGGGCCCCCTTCATCGGCGGGACGTCCGGTGGCGGCGTTGAAGCCCCCCGGATGGTCTCCCACTTCATTGCCCAACAGGTCGCGTTTGACGACTGGCGGGGTGTCGCCGTTGGCGAGGGGATCGGACATGACGAGTACAGCCTGCTTTCCGCTGGCGATCGTGCGTGCTGGGACCAAGTATAGCCAGCCGCAGCGTGGTGCTGGTGCTGTCCTGCATTAGCGGGGCTGCAAAAAAGTGCGGCCCCCTGCTGGGAGCCGCATGTTGAACATTGTGCCGGGCGGTTGTCTATCCGCCCTAGAAGGCCAGGGTGCCGCCGTTGAGCCGGACCGCGTAGGCGGTGAAGCTCCCGACCCCAGGGCGCGACTGTGTGCCGGGTCCGGGGTCGTAGTCGACCGTCCCTTGAGTCACGCCGCCGAGTACCGGATCGCACTCACCGGCGAGGGTCACCGCATAGGCGATGTCGGAGGTCGTCCCGCCGATCCGCCCCGCGCCCTGGAAGATGCCGTAGCGTGACTCAAAGCTCGCGACAAAGGCATCCATCGCGCCGGCGGCCGACATCAGGAAGGTGCCGGGTCCGGGATCGAAGTCGACATTCGAGTCGCCGAACTGCCCGCTCCAGAAGACGGTGTTGTGATTCGCCACGACATCCCGGCCCCCATCCACATTGGGGTTGATGTCGTTGCCGTTGATGGTGGTGAACCACTTGAAATCGCCGATCTGGGTATAGGCCACGAGGAGGGCATCGTGAGTCCCGACCAGGGCCGGCACGATGGCGGTGCCGGGTCCGGCATCGACATCGCCCGTGGGGGTGAAGGCATACGAGCAGGAGAAGTAGACATCGCCGGCGGGGTCGGTGGTGAGGTTGTACCAGGTGAGCCCCATGGGGACCTGGACCTCCAGATGCGCCACCCAGTCGAAGGCGAAGGTCGCGGCGTTCAGCTTCAGGATGTAGGTCTGTCCCGCAAAGGTGGAGGTGCGATTCACCACGCCCGGTCCAGGGTCCATGTCCATGGTGAGCTGGAACGCACCGGAGAGATAGAGCCCCCCGACCGCGTCGTAGGCGATGCTGTGGAAGTTGTCCGCCACGTTGTTGCCCATCACGAAGGCCGTGTCGTAACTCCCATCGGAGGGGAGGAGCCGGAGGAGATAGGAGTCATCGCCGCCCGGTCCGGCGAGGTTCACCACCCCGGGTCCGGGGTCATAGTCCACGGTCCCGCTGGTGCGTCCGACCATCGTGGGACGTCCGCTGGTATCCAGCGCCATGTCGAAGACCCAGTCGGCTCCCGCGCCGCCCCAGGTTGCCGCCCAGCGGAAGCCGCCGGTGCTGTCGAGGGAGATGGTGAAGCTGTCATAGCTGCCGACCGATGAGCGCAACGCTGTTCCAGCGGTGGGGTCGAAGTCGATGCTGGCCCCCTCGAAGCGTCCGCCGATGTACGAATTCCCGGCGGCATCGACAATCACTGTGCTGGCGAAGTCCTGTCCTGATCCGCCCCAGTGGCGTCCCCACTGGTAGACGCCGTTGGCATCGAATTTCGAGACAAAGGCATCCCAGTTCCCGAATCCGGTTTTGGTGTCGACTCCTGCGCCCGGATCAAGATCGGCATTCCCCTGGAAGTAGCCGCAGACAAAGATGTCGCCGTTGGGGGCAGCGGTGATGTCATAGGTCTGGGCGCTGGTCGCGCCCCAGACATTGACCCACGGGTTGGGAATCGTGATGACTCCGGTCAGCGGCTGCGGTGCGGAGATCACCGGCATCAGGGTGCCGCTGGTGCCCGGATGGTCGGCATCGTTGGCGTAGACCTGAAACACCACGCTACTGACTGAAGGATTGGTCCAGGGGCCGGTGGCAGCGTTGCTGATGGGAAAGGCAGTGATGCCGGAAATGATCACCGGTGCGCCGACATTGGGAGTCGCCACGACGGTATAGGTGATGGTGTCATTCTCGGGGTCGGTGACCACGACATCGCGGTTTTCGATGACGAAGGTCGCGGCGGTGGGAAGACAGGGTTGCTGGAGCTTCAGACCGATGGTGCCATTGACCTCCGGCGGTTCATTGGTGGAGACCAGCGACATCGCGACCTGAAAGGCCTGATAGCTCACTGGCAGCGGCAGGTTGCCCGACAGCGGGGCGAGGGTCGTGCCATCCAGGGGGATGACGAGTCCCGGCGGCTCGGGATCGGTCGCCCGGGCGAGGCCGGTGTAGGTCCCGTTGACCTGTCCTGAACCGGCGGTCTTGGTGATCGCCCGGGAGAAGAAGAGGGCATCGCCCGGACGTCCACTGTCGGCCTCCGGATCGCCCCCGACGATGGTGTCATCGTCCTGGAGGTCGCCGGCGGCGAAGGTCTCGACCACGGTCGCATCCCCCAGGACGCCGGGGATGCAGACTGCCAGCGACGGGATGCCACTCTCGCCCTGCGCGACCATCGTGACATCGGGATCCTGTGCCAGGTCCGTGAAGGTGCTCTCGGTGGCCCGGGCATCCCAGTCCACCACCTGAAATCGAAGAGTGCTGGAAGAGATGGTGTTCGGCAGGAAGCCGCCGGTTTCACCAGCGAAGGTCAGGCGCTCGACATCCAGCGCGCCGTGGGGCATCCGGTAAGCGAAGCGGGTGGCATCCGGCGCGGCGGGGGGGAGGCGGTTGCCCCGCTTTTCAACAGAGGTCAGCCCGCCCCGGGGGTCGTTGTATTTGGCCAGCACGCCGATAGTGAGGCTGGTCGGCGCGGCGAGTTCGCTCAGCGCCAGCGCAAAGGTGCCCGCAGCGATTTGTCCCTGATGCAGCACGCCAAAGCCGGTCCAGCCATCGTTGGTGGCTCCGAACTCTGCGCGGGTCCAGCCGTCGGTCCCGAAGTTGCCGGTGGGGTCGCCGCCATTGCTGCGACCAACCCGGCTGCCGTCAGGGCCTGCTTCATCGACCAGCACCTGATAAGGAAAAGCGTTCGCGGTGGCGGTGAGTGTCAGGAGTCCTTTGGGCTGGTAGTACCCGGCCGGATTGGTCACCAGCGCAGTGTTCGCGACGACATCGGTGAACCAGGTGTTACCGCTGGCGGCAGCGACATCGGCGAGCACCAGGAGACGTCCGGCCACCCCCAGGTCGGCGCGGTTGGTGGAGCCGTTAGGAGTCCCGGCGGGGTCCGCCGGGGCAGGGAAGGGATGGGCGAAGGTGTAGGCGACTTCCAGCGTCTCGGCGGTCCGGGTGACCCCCCGCACGCGAAACGAATCCCGCTTCAGGAAGTTGGTAATGGAGAGCTCGTAGAGGTCATCGTTAGCCTGCAGCCCCCGGGTCGCCAGCAGCTCCGTCGAAGCCTGCAAAGCGGAGGGGTCGATGGTGAGCTGATAGAGCCCGATGGCGGACTCGGTGACCCCCTGGTGTCCTACCAGGGCCCCGAGAGTCGCCGGGATGGCGGTCGCTGAAGGCGGAGCGGTCGAAGGGAGGAGCGGCGACTGGTTGCCGCCGGCGCAACCCACCAGCACCAGCAGGGGGAGTGCGAAAGCGACAGGCACGGATCGACGAGGCATGTGGACGATGCTCCTCAGGTACTCAACGACTGGGATGGGACAACACCGCACCTGGTGACTGCACACAATGCTGGCAGCCAGACTCAGGGGGGAACGACTGGCGAAGGACATTATGCCACGCAGCCTGAGAGCCCAGGCTCCTGGTAACGCGTAACAAAAGCGCCCCCCGGAGTCCGGGAGGCGCCTGCATGTTGGTGGAATCAGGGGAGGGCTTACTGCCAGCCGGCGGGGGCGCCCGGGTAGCGGTAGTAGTCCCACTGGGTGTAGTTGTTGTTCCCCTTGGTGAAGAACCCGTTGTTGTAGCTGATGGTGCCGGTATGCATACGCCGGTTGTTGTTCAGCGACGCGGTGATTTCGAGGTTCGCATTCAGGATCCGCAGTTCGGGCTCGGACCCCTGGTTGTTGTAGGAGACGACCACGAGCTGGGCATCCTGCGGACCAGTCAGCAGCGTGCCGGAGGCATTGTGCTGATCGATGAGGATGTCAGCCCCGATGTTCTGCGTGATACTGGTGTTCAGGGTCATCTGGCGGGGGTTGGTGTTCGGTCCCACCAGGTTTGAGTTGTAGGTGCCATCGCACTCGATGCGATAGACATACCCGTTGCCCGGAGCTGCCGCCGCAGCGCGGCTCTGGACCAGGACATAGAACGCGCCGTTGTGGGCATTGATCACGAAGTCGTGGACCTTGCGGTTCGTATCACCGGTGCCGGTGTTGGCGCCGATGATGGTGCTGATGTCCATCGTGGCGGAGGGGACAGCCGTGTAGGCGGTCGCACCGTTGCGAACATATTTCCGCAGGACATGGAGGGCATCCAGGGTCCAGACCGCGTAGTCGGGACCGCGGGGGTCGATGGCCATCGCCACCGGCGCTTCGGTCGTGGTGATGGTCCCGGTGAGGGCGGTCACGATGGGGCTGGTGTCGAAGTCGTAGTCGAAGAACTTCACGTCGGTATGGATGTTCCCGTTGACTTCGTAAATGCCTGTGTTGGTGCCACCAGCGCCGTTGCCGCCAATCGCGCGGTAGTCATCCGCGGCATGGCGGGTCAGGAAGAGGACCCGACCCAGGGGATCGACCTCGATCTGATGCGGCATCAGGTTGATGAAGTCACGACCCGTGGTGGCGTCGATGACATACGCACCGGCGAAGTTGGTCATGTTGGCCTTCACCGGAGCACCGGTCGCCGGTGCGGTCAGGCGCTGGAAGTGCTGGGTCAGGAAGGGGAAGTACGGAGCGCCACCAGAGTCGGTGTCGGTGACTACCACCGCGCCGTTCTCACCCGTGTTCGGGAAGGTCACGCCACCGAAGTCGAGCCAGCCCCACTGGGAGTTGGTCAGACTGTCGGTCTGGCGATTCAGGCTATCCCAGACGGTCGTGATGTTGCTGGCAGTCAGCGGCGCCACCGGGCAGACTTGGAGGTCCGCCGACTGCACCGGATAGGCGACTGCGCTGTCGGGCTGCGCCGGCGTCAGGTTCTGGTGATTCGCATCCCGAGCATAAAGCGTGATGTTCACCGTGCCGGGGGTGTTGAATGGGCCGATACCACTGAGGGGCAGCGCCGACACCGGACCGAAGGGACCGTTGGGGGCCATGCTGGCCGTGGCCACGAAGGAAATGACATCCCCTTCCGGATCCGTGGCGGTGATCGTGCCAGCGGTGAGGGAGAGGGTAGCCGGAATCTGCGCCTGGGTCAGGTTCAGCGCCGGAGCACCACTGACCTGCGGAGGCCGGTTCGGACCAACCATCAGGGGCAGCGTGCCAGCGCTGATCGGCGTGCCGATGAAGCCATCGGAGAACCGAACGCCGATGTTGATGACATCATCGACCAGATCAGCGTTGTTGTAGTTCGCGGGCGAGTTGACCGGCACCGGCGCGCCGCCGGTCCCGGGGAGGACCATCGCCGCCGCTTCCCCGGCATCGAGGAAGTCGCCATCACCGTTCCAGT
This window harbors:
- the ispG gene encoding 4-hydroxy-3-methylbut-2-en-1-yl diphosphate synthase (flavodoxin), translating into MSDPLANGDTPPVVKRDLLGNEVGDHPGGFNAATGRPADEGGPPPQYAFPPLTFDCIQGSEEYKDPRRQTRQVMVGQVPVGGGAPISVQTMTKSDPADKAGTLREVLAMQEAGVDLIRVSLPFEWSVDLVPFLKSNGMTVPFIADVHFAHRIALKAIEAGVDKLRINPGNIEKPEYVRQIAREAREAGIAMRVGINSGSIPKDLLEKYNGHRIPAMIEGARRHIGLLEDESFRNIIVAVKASDVPTMIRAYRAMADATDYPLHLGVTESGTPWVGTIRSTAGMAALLAEGIGDTIRVSLTTTKPQEEVRVGIEILRSLGLRKPGVTIISCPTCGRIEIDVEKIAAEVEARVGTLDFPLKVSIMGCVVNGPGEAAEADVALFGGKNIGMIYRGGDQVARMNEAQMVDSLVEEIQRMKDEWEAAGRPEQGLKDAQAMTYSLGQ
- the dauA gene encoding C4-dicarboxylic acid transporter DauA produces the protein MQALLPQERPVPHGPALWMWRHLYPAALVPDLLAGLTVGLVAIPLALAFAISSGMQPAEGLYTAILAGIIVSALGGTRHQVAGPTGAFVVVVADVIARHGVSGLLTATFLAGVMLILLGLSRLGTIIKFIPYPVVTGFTAGIAIIIFTGQIKDVLGLTVPHDHAEFVPKLIAIVQALPTIDGGTLVLSAIGLLLLLLWPRITTKIPSPIVVLVVLSILNQWIGAETIGDRFGALPTTLPTWQLPEFSVRLIADVFPSAIAIALLSGIESLLSAVVADGAADTQHDANQELIAQGLANCVTPLVHGLPCTGAIARTMTNIRSGAQGPVSGIVHGLVVLLAVLVGMPLIAQVPLAALGAILVIVAWNMSEIRHIQGLLHGPRGDVLVLFLTMGLTVFVDLIVAVEVGVILASLLFIKRLTELVTVEEVTEGTAPTGFHGGVIPRGMQVYTIGGPFFFGVLERFERTLSITAPDTHTVIIRMKMVPAIDATALHGLERIVTKLHQQGKRVYLTGLKEQPRRVLHQAGLIALIGGDDHCFPRLGDAIRHLGGSWPGGDSPVPQAQE